The following coding sequences lie in one Pseudomonas syringae CC1557 genomic window:
- the nudK gene encoding GDP-mannose pyrophosphatase NudK has protein sequence MSTAITTQDRVRIKQVDVLSDNWYVLRKTTYDFQGRNGTWRTLTRETYDRGNGATILLYSKLKQTVVLTRQFRFPAFVNEHDGMLVETCAGLLDRDDPQTCIRKETEEETGYRIQEVRKVFEAFMSPGSVTERLYFFVGEYFDEDKHSAGGGLEAEGEEIEVLELPLDEALAMIETGAICDGKTIMLLQYAKLHRLLD, from the coding sequence ATGAGCACGGCAATCACCACTCAGGACCGGGTCCGGATCAAACAGGTCGACGTGCTCTCGGACAACTGGTACGTACTGCGCAAGACCACTTACGACTTTCAGGGACGCAACGGCACCTGGCGCACCCTGACCCGGGAAACCTACGACCGGGGCAACGGTGCGACCATCCTGCTCTACAGCAAGCTGAAACAGACAGTCGTCCTGACCCGGCAGTTCCGGTTTCCGGCCTTCGTCAACGAGCACGATGGCATGCTGGTCGAAACCTGCGCCGGGCTGCTGGATCGCGACGATCCACAGACCTGTATTCGCAAGGAAACCGAGGAAGAAACCGGTTATCGCATTCAGGAAGTACGCAAGGTGTTCGAAGCGTTCATGAGCCCGGGATCGGTGACCGAGCGCCTGTACTTTTTTGTCGGGGAATACTTCGACGAGGACAAGCACAGCGCCGGGGGCGGCCTTGAAGCTGAAGGCGAAGAAATCGAAGTCCTCGAACTGCCTCTGGACGAAGCGCTGGCGATGATCGAAACCGGCGCGATCTGTGATGGCAAAACCATTATGCTTCTGCAATATGCCAAACTGCATCGACTACTGGATTGA